GAGCGCATAACTCcacttcttcgtcttctaagtctGAGTCGTGGCCTTGCCGTCTGGCCATTCTTATGATGTTCTTCTTTAGACTCTCTAACTCCGCATGGAGAGGACTGCAGTCTTGGTTGATGCTCAATGCCAGGTTGCCTCTTCTTCAGGAGTTGAGGTTATCCCGTAGGTCAGATATACCTTTCTTGGCGGGTTCACGCCCATTGGCCTTATTACATCTTCGAACATTAAGGTTGTCCCACATGTCAGCTTGACCTTGGAACACGTCGTTATCCTTGGAACGAGCCACCTTAGTCTCTCCGTTGGACTCAATATTCTCATGTCAGATACTGATGCCACATTCTCGGTTCTGTGAGACGTTCCTTGAGCAGACCCCCAGACAATTGTTCCTACGGGGTTGGCGAGGTCCTGaggggacaccacctccaggcctcGCGCGATCTGTATGGGCACGTTGGGGTGGAACGCACCGAGCTCCACGGGCGATGATAGCCTAGCGGTGTCCTCGATCCCCTAGGCCATTACCTTTACCAGCTTGCTGGGGAACCTGGTTGCCCTCGGGGTCTTGACAAGCCCTCTTCTGCTTTGGAGCAGGATTATCGTCAACTTTTCCTTTGCCATGATCCTGTGGCGGCATTGGGGTTCCAACTCCAGCTGGATGCTTGGTGGGCACTCCAGTTGGCGGATCTCATGCCTCTTCAGCCAGGTACTCGGGGGGCACACTAGCTATATTGACAGGTAGCACTCTAATAGGGTGTGCAGGTGGCATGCCAGTTGGGTGCCCAGCTAGTATATTACCATTGGAGTCCACTCGTAGCCCTTGGGctacaagagtggccttcatggctaGCACCATCTCTTGTAGGGCGGCGATGTTACCCTCTTGGGCATCAGTCTTTCGCTGCTGGGTGGCCACCTGTTCACGGAGCACCACCACTTCCATTGTTTCCTTTGTGTCCATCGGCTGAGGGTATTATTCCTCATAATACTCCTGGTCGCCACCGTCATCTTCGCCATCGTACTCAGCGTCTTCGTCATAATCCTCCATCATTTCAGGCATGTTCTGAGGTGGTTGTCGACTGGTTTCCCCTCCTTCAACTACGGTAGGAGGGACTACATCGTCTGTGACATTTCTTCGAGTAGTTACCATGGTTATAAATTTTCTGAATGCTTAtttcaagctctcaacgaaagcaccacaatgttgactgcctttttcgctatcaaccttaaaacaagagactaaagaaataaacaacaagaaaacaaaagtttttacgtggtttaggctataaaagagccctagtccacgagcctCTCGTATTAAGTGGGTTGGAAGCTTGTTGAGGCAAGCTCCAATAGAGTTTTCTCAGGcagtgtttagattgctctgagtataAGGTCTTTCTTTCTCTAAAAAACCGAACCCTTAACAATGAGACTCctaactctatttatagagactgGAGTCACTAATACTAATCATCTTAAATTAATACTCATTCTTCCTGTTATTTGGGGATTAATACCACTTTAATGCATTGggttgcattgaatagagaccacggcccAAGCGAGATATGCGCGGCCCGCTGCAAAAAGCTACCTGCCTTATAGGGAACAGGCCCCAGGTATTGTTAGGGCGTGTGCGCACTTCTCCATATCAAACGGCGTAGTGGGAATATGAATTTTCAAATCGTACAACTGACGACACTGTGGATAGATCGCCAAAAAGGTTGTCATATGATCTTGTGGCGCTGAAAGCCCGCATTGGCCGACACCTGGCGTCtatcttaggtccgagaaccaGAACCTCGGACTTGGGGGACGACTGAGGGAGGAGAGCTATTTCTGACGTTGCCTCACCTGGAGAACCCTCAGCTCCGAGGGTCGACCTCGAAGGGTAATCTACCTTGAAGGCACTCACAACCCACCAGTTGGCACAGACAGGTGGCCTCACCTGGAAGAACCCTCGCTTCGAAGAGAGACCTCGGGAGGTAACATACCCCGAAGATGTCTGCGAATGTCTGAGCCAGTCACTGTGAGTTGCCATGTGTCGAGAGGTGAAAATATGGACAACACGCAACATATCGTTactatgaagaaaaaaaaccttCATGCACAACAAATGTCACATTGAACAATTATCACAAGAGTAAAAAATAATACTATTAATAATAAATAGGGATAATGGCAGCAAAACTACTCAAGTAGATTTAAATTTTACAATTAATTACCTATGTAAAAATTTTGGCTACAAAACTACTCAAGTAGTTAAAATTCTTGCAGTTAAATACTTAAGTAAAAATTTTGACAACAAAACTACTTAAATAATGGATTTTCTTATACTTAACTCATTGCCATTAAGTCAATTGTTAACCGTATGGGACATGTGGCAACCTCCAATTCgtccaaaatatttttaaaataattaaaatattaaaaaattcatgaaacaataaaaaaatatatatattaattcttaaaatttaatttaaaatattttaaaaataattaaaaattcagaaaaaataaaataaaatattttaaattccaAAATATTAACACaagtatttttaaaactaaaaaacattaatttaatgaaaaatctaTATAAATTCgtaaaaattttattttgattttgattaaaaTCTAAATACAATCTAATTTCATGTTGTTTCAAAatgaaaattttatgatttttatttagatttttaattaaataatgttatttttttttagttttttaaaatacatgttttaattttttttatgaatttaaaatatgttatttatttttttaggaattaattttttttcctaaatttttaattaattttaaaatatttaaaaataaaaaaatggacAAATTTGAGGCTGTCATGTGTCCCATAGGGTTAGTTTTAACAGTTGACTTAACGCCAATGAGTTAAGTGCGTGACAATCCACTACTTAGTAGTTTTGCTGTTAAATTTTTTACATGAGTATTTAACTGCAAGAATTGTAACTAATTTAATAGTTTTGCCGACAAAATTTTTACATAGGTATTTAATTGCAAGAATTGTAACTACATGAGTAGTTTTACCGCCTTATCCCTAATTAATATGATtttaatatcatattttattattaatattattattatattttgtaaCCTCAaacttttatttattaaattcttTTAGTCCTTTTTAGACTTTATAAATATGAGCTCTTTTTATCTACTTGGTATGCactttttaggtagcaaaactctaccaaatttcaATCTCACTTCTCATCTTCTCTCTAGAATTTTTATAAGAATGTGTAGCATAATAGGCTTACCTTCGTAGGAAGGTTAAGATGATTCTATACGTACTATgactttattttatatttttgattCATTATGTGTTTTAAGTTTATATACTTGAGTGAGTTATTTCCTTTTATCTCTTTCTCTtcattttattatctttatttatATTTGCTAATAGTATACAAATTTTGTCACACACTTTCTATTCATTATcaaattaatgaaaataatatagataatatatttattattttctccatctcattcatatatatttacttttgtcaAATCTATATATAATTAGTCATACTTTTTCTAAAtagtaaaattaatatttttgttaagTTTTATGTTCAGTCTTTTATTATATTATTGTCAATggtataatattatttttaaatttctcATGAgatttatctcattattttatGGTAAATTATATAATTACTCAAATGGATTTTCgtgaaatatatttgttttttaatgTTAAATATTCTAAATAAATAGTAAaaatgtgaactatccatttgcaTAAATTTTGAGAAttaaatatcaaaataaataaatatgcatgCAGGTGAGTCTTGTTCCTCCAACTATTTGTTAGGTCAAACTTTAACCTATCTTTGTTTCTAAACTTTAAatctaaaaaaacaataaaaacatCACTTTTTATTTGTTCTCCGATTATTATTTTATCTCTACACATTATTTATTGAtataactttgtttctttgctgAATCGACCATTGGGCGTTAAACAAAACCCCACATATGAATCACTACTCCATGCCCAAAACaaacccatttattatttttacgAGAATGCTAAATTTTAAGTTAAAAATCAAAGAAATGTGTCCAAAGAGAGAAATTGTAAGAGTAATGGCTGGCTACAGAGAATAAATGACACAGAGGTTATAGGCATCACTAGCCTCCCCTGTCGTTATTCCCTATCTTATACAGAGTCAATCAACGCTGTGGAAAAGCACTAAAGGTGACgctaatgagttttttttttagtaGTGATATCTCATTAAAGTAAAGGTAAGACCATTTTTGAACTTTTGTTGTAGTCCCGAAGATACTATTGATTGGCCtttctttcaaaaaatttaagTTTTGTAACTTTGTACAGTTTTGAGTCATTGTTTTGTTAAGCTATTTTGTTGAAAGGGAGGAGTTCTCCTCAAGATATGGAACACACATTTGTAAGGTTATGAAGTACTTTTCTGATCAaattatttagattttttaaattaaaatctgaaCCTTAAACTGTTTATAACATTTAGGATACTCAACTTCTTGATAAGTTTATAGTCCATTTTATTAAGGggcaaaaaaaaaatcttaccaTAGAAGTGTTACCATTTGACTTGAAGGGTTGATTGTAAGCCACACTGCTAATTTAGCAAAGttgaataaaaacaaaacaagaacAGAATATTGATAATGGATAAAGAACCTCTTCTAGTTTGTCTTTTTTCTCACTctttttttgtttaaatattctctttttttttttctagtttgtCAACCCTCAAGGAAATATATATTCTATTTCCATTTCCATCTGTATTTCTATAAACTAAatttcataatttaaaataattaaaaatgaattgTGAATGAATATTAATCTATGAGATTGGTGAAAATGGAAGGTACTATTATAGTGGAAAGCATAGATAACAATCCTTCCACCTATTCccccaaataaaaaaataaaaaatctgatGCAATAAATTGTATATCAAGTGTGATTATTTcggtttattttcattttttttttgcgtCAGCATTTTCATTTTTCATATCGAAAACTATCTTTTCAAATGATTAATAGTATTTGAGAGTTTGGCTAAGAAGCAGTAGACAATATCTGATGAAGAGAATCTCCTTAGTATAATAATATATATGCAAACACAAGAAAATCCTATTTGACTGTTATGCTTAAATCATTCTAAATAGTACTCTctctaccattttttttttaaaaaatatgccaCATAAAACCAGAAATGAAGTCTTAAGGAGGCTGCAATATTGACCACCATTCTAACTTGGTCAACCCATTGTTCTCTACTAGTCATTtttaaggaaaaaagaaaaaattagaaACATAGTAAGATCAAAATACTGGTGTCACATTTTATTATAATGATTCTTATTTCTGACCAAGTGTTATATGCCTCATCATTGTTTAATACTCCAACCATAGAATTGAAACCAACCAACATAGTACAACATTCAACATGACAGCGTACAACTCCAAAGCCTTTTCTTTTCTCCTCATATTTTCCTCCCTTTCTTACTTATCTCATGCATCAGATACCCTTAAAcctggagagactttgtataATTATGAAACCTTGGTTTCTTCTAATGGGGTGTTTGAGCTGGGATTCTTCAGTTCTGGTGATTCAAGCAATGAGTACATAGGAATCTGGTTTAAGAATGACAAGGACAAGAAGGCAGTTTGGGTTGCAAAAAGAGAAGATCCTTTCCCAGCTTCCTCAGGATCTCTCAGCGTTACTAAGGGGAACTTGGTTATATATAACAACAGAACATCAGATATGACCATACTCAATAGTGATGCACCTGCAACTAGTGAAGATACCATTGCTAAACTTCTTGACTCAGGAAATTTTGTCTTGATCCAAGACGAAAAGACGATATGGCAGAGTTTTGAACATCCAACAGATACATTTCTACCTGGAATGAAGTTGGGATTGTTTAACATTGGAGCAAGTCAGCCGAGGGTGCAGTTTCTTTTGTCATGGCTTAGTCCTGATGATCCAGATAAAGGTTCTTTTTTTTTAGGCTTTGACAGAGAAAACAAAACCCAGTTCAATATCTGGTTGGGTGAAAATGTTTATCAAGAGATTGGCTTTTGGGATGGACAAAAATTCAGATTATTCTTCGAAAGCTCTTCAGATAATCACAACTTTAGTTATGTATCAAAAGAGAAGGAGACTTATCTTATTTTCAATAACAAAGAAAGCAATGTGTACTCATGGTTTGTCATGGCTCATAATGGGGTTATCAATGAGTATAGGATGGAAGATCAGCAGATTTCAATGGTCAACTATTCGCTTTGTGATGGCACAACAGAAAGGAATTCTAGTGGTTGTTTGATCATTCCATTAGTTTGTGAAAATGGTGATGATTTCTATGAGATAAAAGGACTAATGCCGACTTCAATAATCACTCGAAGGGCTACTGCTATTGGTCTAAATGGCTGTGAGCTGCTGTGCAGGAGCAATTGTTCATGTGTTGCATACGCTTACTCAAATGGTCATAGAGCTGAATGTGAACTTTACTATGGAAGTAAGGTGGATCTTCTGAAAATGACAGGGGAGGGAAACCAGGCTATTCTTTTGCGCGGACATCGTAAATCTGGTAAGCTTTTTTATTTCTACTATGAAATCAGAAGCTTTAAACTTATGTTATAACCATATTGTATCATGTGGTTTACTGTTATGATCTTTAGCTTCATTTTTCTTATAGATGACGAGTTGTGAACTATTCTTTTCTTTTCCTCGAGTGTGTTATGTCTGATGGCTCTTATTTTTCTTTCCTCAGAACAAAATAGGAAGAAGAACCGGTTGATTCTTGTCACAGCCGGAGTGATGTCCTTGATATTGGTTATTATGATCTTATTGGCCACTTATTTAATAAGAAAGTACAGACTCATAGGTACCTTATTCAAGTTTAACTATGTTATAAACACATTTAAAGTTACCATAATATTTCAAATTGAACTAATTTTATATGTCACAGGATTTGATTGGCAGAGGGATGGCATGAGAAGCAATATGAGGTTGTTACTGTCACAGTTTACTAATGAAAATGATATTAAATCAAATATTATTGGATTCAGTAAGAGAAAGAATCAAGACATGCTCCCACTTAGATTTTCTTGTGTAGTGGCTGCCACTGAAAATTTCTCTGCTGCAAATAAGCTTGGAGAAGGTGGTTTTGGACCAGTTTATAAGGTATCCCTTTTCTTTCTACagaataacataaaaaaaattttaataaaagGAATAGGCCTTGCTTTCTATCTTATTTCtgataaaaacataaaattttataTATTCAATTGCAGGGTAAGTTATTTGGACAAGACATAGCAGTGAAAAGGCTTTCGAAGAATTCTGGACAAGGACTAATGGAGTTCAGGAATGAGGTGATGTTAATTTCTAGCCTCCAACATAGAAATCTTGTTAAGCTTCTGGGATTCTGCATTCATCGAGACGAAAGGATCTTAATCTACGAGTACATGCCTAACAAAAGCTTGGATTCCATCATTTTTGGTAaccaaattaattttttaattttcttggtTTATCATCATCTCTTGTTCATTTGAAATTACTTTCAAGCACTCAAACATTGGAGTTGAAGCAGATCGAACGAAAAGATTAGTACTTGATTGGCGAACACGCAAGAACATCATTGAAGGGATAGCTCAGGGGCTTCTCTATCTTCACAAGTACTCAAGACTAAGAATCATTCATAGAGATCTCAAAACTAGCAACATTTTATTGGACAACTATATGAACCCCAAAATATCTGATTTTGGTCTTGCAAGAGCAATTTTTGAGAATGAACATATAgctaaaacaaagaaaattgcTGGAACATAGTAAGTACCCTAGAAGGATTTGCTGTCCTTATTTCCATTTCATATTGTTCATATACAACTAAGCTAACTTTTCTCTTTCTCTTGGCATTAAAATCAGTGGCTATTTGTCTCCTGAGTATGCATTGCATGGACTTTTCTCAACAAAATCTGATGTATTCAGCTTTGGAGTCATCTTGTTTGAAATCATTAGTGGAAGGAAGAATTCAATCTTTTGTGAGTCAGATTGCTCCAACTTACTAGGACATGTAAGTTTCCAAACGGGATCTTGGAATTCTTGATATATTTTGAGCTTAGTACATAAAAATTATAATACCATTGATAAGGGCAAATGCATCTATCTTATATTTTCAATCAAAGTGTTGATTGGCATGATTCTAATAGCAAAACTCATCCTGAATCTCACACTAATCAATGATTGTGATTCAATAGACACATTTATTAGCATTttttatcaaaaaataaaaaataaaatgaattgaATCGATCACTAATCAATGACTATGATTTAAAAGATGAATCTATTGCTATCATTTATCATATTAAAATTCTCATGTAAAATTTTTAAGGCCTGGAATCTGTGGAGTGCTGGGAGCTGCATAGAGTTGATGGATCGAACATTGGCTGGTACTTGTCCAATGACTGATCTTATGATGTACATTCAAGTGGGCCTACTATGTGTCCAAGAAACAGCTGAAGATAGACCCAGCATATCAGATATTATTTCAATGTTGAGCAATGAAGGGGCCAGTCTACCTATGCCTAAACAGCCTGCATTTTCTACCCACTTAATGACAGATGGTACTACTTCATCAAGAAGAACTCAATATCCATCTCAAAACCTTGTCTCATTAACCGGATTCGTAGCTCGATAACAAGATCTCAAAACCAATTTTTTACACATTCATCCAAGAACTTGGGATAAAATCTCATCTTTATGAAAACTTTTAGGCCTACCCCATAATCAGAAGTACTAATATAGTCCACCCCATATAGATTGTTGTCTATaaaatacccatcaagaaaatcCCTTCTTTTTTTTATGGACTGCTAATGGGAATTTTGGACTGACACAATTGGGCCGAAAGTACCAAAATAGTAAGCTCCATATCTACTATAACGATTTTTTAGTCTTATATGAAGCCTAGGTGACTCAGGCCCAAAGTTTACGACTACTGTCAGCATGATGTCAGCTTAAGCCAATCAAAACATGACACATCTCATCTTCACAATTTCTATTTTTTCAGAAGCTGACAAAATTTCTTATATCAAGTTTGGTCTTAGGATGGACATTTACTATTGTGGAGATTGAAACTCTGACAAAGATCAATTGTATTTGTATCCTGATAGCTCATGATATGAATGTTCAATGTAGACTCTTGTGTTTTTATAGAACTCAATTatatcaattttaattattttattttgttactttcttaaaatattatttattcttgCATAGTTATATTTCCCTTTGAATCCTCATGTTCCCAACCGACTAGACAATCTGTTAGTTGAATTTAATCCTTCTTCACAGAAGGAAGAATATACTCATATGCAATATACATACATTTGTAAAATATGAGTGGAAATTTTATATTTCtcaattattatttaaaacatttatttattgataaaAT
The Humulus lupulus chromosome 6, drHumLupu1.1, whole genome shotgun sequence DNA segment above includes these coding regions:
- the LOC133785614 gene encoding receptor-like serine/threonine-protein kinase SD1-8, whose translation is MTAYNSKAFSFLLIFSSLSYLSHASDTLKPGETLYNYETLVSSNGVFELGFFSSGDSSNEYIGIWFKNDKDKKAVWVAKREDPFPASSGSLSVTKGNLVIYNNRTSDMTILNSDAPATSEDTIAKLLDSGNFVLIQDEKTIWQSFEHPTDTFLPGMKLGLFNIGASQPRVQFLLSWLSPDDPDKGSFFLGFDRENKTQFNIWLGENVYQEIGFWDGQKFRLFFESSSDNHNFSYVSKEKETYLIFNNKESNVYSWFVMAHNGVINEYRMEDQQISMVNYSLCDGTTERNSSGCLIIPLVCENGDDFYEIKGLMPTSIITRRATAIGLNGCELLCRSNCSCVAYAYSNGHRAECELYYGSKVDLLKMTGEGNQAILLRGHRKSEQNRKKNRLILVTAGVMSLILVIMILLATYLIRKYRLIGFDWQRDGMRSNMRLLLSQFTNENDIKSNIIGFSKRKNQDMLPLRFSCVVAATENFSAANKLGEGGFGPVYKGKLFGQDIAVKRLSKNSGQGLMEFRNEVMLISSLQHRNLVKLLGFCIHRDERILIYEYMPNKSLDSIIFDRTKRLVLDWRTRKNIIEGIAQGLLYLHKYSRLRIIHRDLKTSNILLDNYMNPKISDFGLARAIFENEHIAKTKKIAGTYGYLSPEYALHGLFSTKSDVFSFGVILFEIISGRKNSIFCESDCSNLLGHAWNLWSAGSCIELMDRTLAGTCPMTDLMMYIQVGLLCVQETAEDRPSISDIISMLSNEGASLPMPKQPAFSTHLMTDGTTSSRRTQYPSQNLVSLTGFVAR